The DNA region ACACTCAGAGGAGCTGATGTTGGCTGCGTTCCTTGCAATTGATTAGGATTCGTATGTGTGTTGGATCTTTCGAATAAGGTTGCATCGCTCATGCTCTATCCACTCCTCTCTTCATGTGGCTCATCATTTTAATGCTTCTACAATTGTCTCGGTATTGTGGCGGATCATGCCGATATACGTGCCTTCTTCTGTTCCCTCAGCACCCATCGCATCCGAGAACAATTCACCACCAATGCTTACGGTATGACCTTTTTCGGCTGCCCCGGCAATAATCGCTTCCATTGCCTTTGCCGGTACGCTGGATTCTACAAATACAGCCTTGATATGGTTGTCCACGAGATAATCCCGCAGCTCGCTGACATCCCTCGCACCATACTCGGCTGCTGTACTGATTCCTTGAAGCCCCATCACGTTCATGCCATAGGCTTGGCCGAAGTATCCAAACGCATCATGCGCAGTTACCAATACCCGACTTGCTTCCGGGATCTCCTGGATTTTTTCCCGCACCTCAGAATCCAATGCCTCCAGTTTCGTTAGGTACTGCGCTGCCTGGGCCTTGTACTCTTCTGCATGTTCCGGGTCTGCTTCCACGAGTGTATCGCGCACAGCCTCTGTCGCATGCATCCAGTGGCTGACATCAAACCAGACGTGTGGATCGTATTCCGTTCCGCCTGTATCTTTTCCTGAACGCAATTGATCCACCGGAATGTTCTCCGTGACAGCCGTTACTATTTTGCTCTTGGACATTTTCTCCAAGATGTCTGTCATTTTCCCTTCAAGATGCAATCCGTTATAGAAAATGACCTTCGCTTGCTCCAGCTTCCGAATATCTCCCTGCGAAGCCTTGTACAAGTGAGGGTCTACCCCTGGGCCCATCAGCCCGGTGACATCAACATATGCCCCGCCGATCTCACGTGCTACATCCGCAATCATGCCTGTTGTGGCTGTGACCTGCACCTTCCCTTCACTACCTCCTGTTTCCGCTGCACCTGAGCATGCTGTTAGCATGATAACCAGAACAACAGCCGCCAGCGTCATCCATCCTCTCTGAATGCTCCTCATCTTTACCATCAACAATTCCAATCGCCCCTTTCCCTCTCCTAACATAATTGTCCTCATCTAATTTTGTTGTACAAGGTATTAAAATTTATATCAGACTAATAATGTTTCCCTTGTGCAAATTTTAGCCGATGAAAAATAAAAAGGCAAGGGATAATTTCCCTTGCCTGTCCAAATGAGTATGACGGCCTTTTCATCGGCCTGTTTTCTTCTAACTTGTCTCCTCTATTTCTTGTGCGTCGCTTCACGTTACTCTGTATCTTTCTCCTGATTTTTCTTCCCTTTTGGAGTCCCATCAAGGCCATATACTTCATCGTATGCATCGAAGATTTTGCGTGCGATTGGAGATGCGCTGACCGATCCAAAGCCACCTTCGGGTACCACAACAGCTATAGCCAGCTTCGGATTATCCCGTGGTGCAAACGCGATAAATACACCGTTTTCCTTTTTGTTCGGTCCAGTCCCCTGCTCGGAGGTACCTGTTTTCCGTGCATAATCATAGGGGAAGCCGTCAAACGAGCTTACTTTGGTAACCATGCCTTTATGCACTTCATTCCAGTATGCATCGGCAAAATCAA from Paenibacillus sp. JNUCC-31 includes:
- a CDS encoding metal ABC transporter solute-binding protein, Zn/Mn family, which produces MVKMRSIQRGWMTLAAVVLVIMLTACSGAAETGGSEGKVQVTATTGMIADVAREIGGAYVDVTGLMGPGVDPHLYKASQGDIRKLEQAKVIFYNGLHLEGKMTDILEKMSKSKIVTAVTENIPVDQLRSGKDTGGTEYDPHVWFDVSHWMHATEAVRDTLVEADPEHAEEYKAQAAQYLTKLEALDSEVREKIQEIPEASRVLVTAHDAFGYFGQAYGMNVMGLQGISTAAEYGARDVSELRDYLVDNHIKAVFVESSVPAKAMEAIIAGAAEKGHTVSIGGELFSDAMGAEGTEEGTYIGMIRHNTETIVEALK